Proteins co-encoded in one Kribbella solani genomic window:
- a CDS encoding GNAT family N-acetyltransferase codes for MTYEIRLALAAEYDAVGELTVDAYAHDGFVRGDYVLTLRAAADRAAKAELWVAADKSGLLGTVTYCPAGSVYREIGRDDEGEFRMLGVAGRARGLGIGTALTERCIARTRELGQHRIVMCSAEYMTTAHRLYERLGFTRLPERDWSPIPGLNLYAFTLEL; via the coding sequence GTGACGTATGAGATCCGCTTGGCGCTTGCGGCCGAGTACGACGCCGTCGGTGAGCTGACCGTCGACGCGTACGCCCATGACGGTTTCGTTCGTGGTGACTACGTGCTGACGCTGCGTGCCGCCGCTGATCGTGCTGCCAAAGCAGAGCTGTGGGTCGCGGCCGACAAGTCCGGGCTGCTGGGCACTGTTACTTACTGTCCGGCCGGCTCCGTCTACCGCGAGATCGGGCGCGACGACGAGGGCGAGTTCCGGATGCTCGGCGTGGCCGGCCGCGCGCGTGGACTCGGCATCGGTACGGCGCTGACCGAGCGCTGCATCGCGCGTACGCGGGAACTCGGGCAGCACCGGATCGTGATGTGCAGCGCCGAGTACATGACCACCGCCCACCGCCTGTACGAACGCCTCGGCTTCACGCGCCTGCCAGAACGCGACTGGTCCCCGATTCCAGGTCTCAACCTGTACGCGTTCACTCTCGAGCTATGA
- a CDS encoding fumarylacetoacetate hydrolase family protein, translated as MRIARFSVDDEPKYGVVETDDPEGLVGTVNVLDSDPLYRSAQFTGEKLQLADVRLLAPVIPRSKVVCVGRNYAAHAAELGNDVPDQPMIFLKPNTSVIGPRDGIVYPEQTNDLHFEGELAIVIGRICRDLPKERVNEVIFGYTIANDVTARDLQKSDGQWARAKGYDTFCPLGPWISTELDVSDLRVSTELNGEPKQDGRTSQFIFDIPEVLAYITSFTTLLPGDVVLTGTPAGVGPMLPGDEVSVSVEGIGTLTNKVIVRD; from the coding sequence GTGCGTATCGCCAGATTCTCCGTGGACGACGAGCCCAAGTACGGCGTCGTCGAGACCGACGACCCCGAGGGACTCGTCGGTACAGTCAACGTTCTCGACTCGGACCCGCTCTACCGGTCGGCGCAGTTCACCGGGGAGAAGCTGCAGCTCGCGGACGTGCGGCTGCTCGCGCCGGTGATCCCGCGCAGCAAGGTGGTCTGCGTCGGCCGGAACTACGCGGCCCATGCCGCCGAGCTGGGCAACGACGTGCCGGACCAGCCGATGATCTTCCTGAAGCCGAACACCAGCGTGATCGGCCCGCGGGACGGCATCGTGTACCCGGAGCAGACGAACGACCTGCACTTCGAGGGCGAGCTGGCGATCGTGATCGGCCGGATCTGCCGGGACCTGCCCAAGGAGCGGGTGAACGAGGTGATCTTCGGTTACACGATCGCGAACGACGTGACCGCGCGCGACCTGCAGAAGTCCGACGGGCAATGGGCCCGGGCCAAGGGGTACGACACGTTCTGCCCGCTCGGCCCGTGGATCAGCACCGAGCTGGACGTGTCCGACCTGCGGGTCAGCACCGAGCTGAACGGTGAGCCCAAGCAGGACGGGCGGACGTCGCAGTTCATCTTCGACATCCCCGAGGTGCTCGCCTACATCACCTCCTTCACCACGCTGCTGCCCGGCGACGTGGTGCTCACCGGTACGCCGGCGGGGGTCGGCCCGATGTTGCCCGGTGACGAGGTGTCGGTCAGCGTCGAAGGAATCGGAACTCTGACGAACAAGGTGATCGTGCGTGACTGA
- the gltX gene encoding glutamate--tRNA ligase — MTDRAGSEVLGELEPSQVRVRFPPSPTGLLTVGNIRSALFNWAFARHYGGKLVLRIEDTDTARNTEESYRYTYDALRWLGLNWDEGPEVGGDLGPYLQSERMDIYTDIVTKLLAAGKAYHCYCSQEELDQRREAARTAGQHSGYDGHCRDLPPEQLQAYVDEGRRPVVRLRMPDHPIVFDDLVRGEITFLPENLGDYVLVRANGYPLYPLVNPVDDALMEITHVLRGEDLLSSTPRQIALYEALAEIGVGSGRTPRFGHLPFVMGEGNKRLSKRDKGSGLTEYVERGFLPEGLLNYLALLGWSIAEDRDVFTMAEMVEAFDIRKVNSNSARFDPKKCEAINAAHMRMLPRDEFAERTIPFLVGAGLLPEQPAEAQLAVLHAAVPLVQERMNMLSESVGMLGFLFVDDAAFTIDPDAAAKVLTGDAGTVLDASAKALAGVEWTTEAIEAALRAALIEGLGLKPKNAFGPVRVAISGRRISPPLFESMELLGREKSLHRLELARRTS, encoded by the coding sequence GTGACTGACCGCGCCGGCAGCGAGGTGCTGGGCGAGCTGGAGCCGAGCCAGGTCCGGGTGCGGTTCCCACCGTCGCCGACCGGCCTGCTGACCGTCGGCAACATCCGCAGCGCGCTGTTCAACTGGGCGTTCGCACGGCACTACGGCGGCAAGCTGGTGCTGCGGATCGAGGACACCGACACCGCACGCAACACCGAAGAGAGCTACCGCTACACGTACGACGCGCTGCGCTGGCTCGGCCTGAACTGGGACGAAGGACCGGAGGTCGGCGGCGACCTCGGGCCGTACCTGCAGTCCGAGCGGATGGACATCTACACGGACATCGTGACGAAGCTGCTCGCGGCCGGCAAGGCGTACCACTGCTACTGCTCGCAGGAGGAGCTGGACCAGCGCCGCGAGGCAGCCCGTACGGCCGGTCAGCACAGTGGGTACGACGGGCATTGCCGCGATCTTCCACCCGAGCAACTCCAGGCGTACGTCGACGAGGGCCGGCGTCCCGTGGTCCGGCTGCGGATGCCTGACCATCCGATCGTCTTCGACGACCTCGTGCGCGGCGAGATCACCTTCCTGCCGGAGAACCTCGGCGACTACGTACTCGTGCGCGCGAACGGCTACCCGCTGTACCCGCTGGTGAACCCGGTCGACGATGCGCTGATGGAGATCACCCACGTACTGCGTGGTGAGGACCTGTTGTCGTCGACGCCGCGGCAGATCGCCCTGTACGAGGCGCTCGCCGAGATCGGTGTCGGCAGCGGCCGGACGCCGCGGTTCGGCCATCTGCCGTTCGTGATGGGCGAGGGCAACAAGCGGCTGTCGAAGCGTGACAAGGGTTCCGGCCTGACCGAGTACGTCGAGCGTGGTTTTCTGCCCGAGGGTCTGCTGAACTACCTGGCTCTGCTCGGCTGGTCGATCGCCGAGGACCGGGACGTGTTCACGATGGCGGAGATGGTCGAGGCGTTCGACATCCGCAAGGTGAACTCGAATTCGGCCCGGTTCGATCCGAAGAAGTGCGAGGCGATCAACGCGGCGCACATGCGGATGCTGCCGCGGGACGAGTTCGCCGAGCGGACGATCCCGTTCCTGGTGGGCGCCGGCCTGTTGCCGGAGCAGCCGGCGGAAGCACAGCTGGCCGTACTGCATGCCGCCGTCCCGCTGGTGCAGGAGCGGATGAACATGCTGTCCGAGTCGGTCGGCATGCTCGGTTTCCTGTTCGTCGACGATGCCGCGTTCACGATCGATCCGGACGCGGCCGCGAAGGTGCTGACCGGGGACGCGGGCACTGTCCTGGACGCGTCCGCCAAGGCGCTCGCGGGCGTCGAGTGGACCACCGAAGCGATCGAGGCCGCGTTACGGGCCGCGCTGATCGAAGGGCTCGGCCTGAAACCGAAGAACGCGTTCGGTCCGGTCCGGGTGGCGATCTCGGGCCGCCGGATCTCGCCGCCGCTGTTCGAGTCGATGGAGCTGCTCGGCCGGGAGAAATCCCTGCACCGGCTCGAGCTGGCACGGCGTACGTCATGA
- a CDS encoding CPBP family intramembrane glutamic endopeptidase, which translates to MTMPTPEKARDVTPGRTRYQDLLRVPEAPRGYVVLGALTILVGWMLASVVILTIQVSIKKDPEGTISWFGLLATNLTLIVLIPLSMLVAQKLNRQRPGLLSSVVGSLRWKPLAWFALAAIVIELLALLVVQLGDIELATGERHGGGMAPDVIAVIVVTLLTSTFQAAGEEYYFRGYMLQAMGALVRSTVVVVLTTSILFTMAHGIWPWQSPALFVDRLAFGLVAAILVVRTGGLEAGIAGHAANNVVTFVFAALTNTVGASLGVKDAPWSLVTVDVLKFAAFGAAALWIAGRLNLTATGVRSQV; encoded by the coding sequence ATGACGATGCCGACGCCGGAGAAGGCCCGCGACGTCACCCCGGGCCGGACGCGCTACCAGGACCTGCTCCGGGTACCGGAGGCGCCGCGCGGGTACGTGGTGCTCGGCGCGCTGACGATCCTGGTCGGCTGGATGCTCGCGAGCGTCGTCATCCTGACCATCCAGGTGTCGATCAAGAAGGACCCGGAGGGCACGATCTCCTGGTTCGGGCTGCTGGCCACGAACCTGACGCTGATCGTGCTGATCCCGCTCAGCATGCTGGTCGCCCAGAAGCTGAACCGCCAGCGACCGGGGCTGCTGTCCTCGGTGGTCGGCAGCCTGCGCTGGAAGCCGCTGGCCTGGTTCGCGCTGGCCGCGATCGTGATCGAGCTGCTGGCGCTGCTGGTCGTCCAGCTCGGTGACATCGAGCTCGCGACCGGTGAACGGCACGGCGGCGGCATGGCGCCGGACGTGATCGCGGTGATCGTCGTCACGCTGCTCACCTCGACGTTCCAGGCAGCGGGGGAGGAGTACTACTTCCGCGGCTACATGCTGCAGGCGATGGGCGCGCTGGTCCGGAGCACGGTCGTCGTCGTACTGACGACCTCGATCCTGTTCACGATGGCGCACGGGATCTGGCCGTGGCAGAGTCCGGCTTTGTTCGTCGACCGGCTCGCGTTCGGCCTGGTCGCCGCGATCCTGGTCGTCCGGACCGGCGGGCTGGAGGCCGGCATCGCCGGGCACGCGGCGAACAACGTGGTCACGTTCGTGTTCGCGGCGCTGACGAACACCGTCGGCGCGAGCCTCGGCGTGAAGGACGCGCCGTGGTCGCTGGTGACCGTCGACGTGCTGAAGTTCGCCGCCTTCGGCGCCGCCGCGCTGTGGATCGCGGGCCGGCTGAACCTGACCGCGACGGGGGTCAGGAGTCAGGTGTGA
- a CDS encoding extracellular solute-binding protein — protein sequence MRRNLFAVPAALVATALLVAGCGGSSETPAATDSGPATGTVNFAGTDNAETYQPVIKAFEAKNPGITVNYTQIPFDQFNATMQQRLSAKDTGIDVYTVDEPRVSQLAAKGFLVDLSELDAKVKSSFSAAAYKTNHFRDKLWSLPMWNSTQYLFYNKTALAKAKVTPPTADPQQRWTWEQVEAAGRKAMQSGGTKYGLFMEQPEAYYQLQPLAESLGGGSGIEGDDALTPAVETDGWKKAMQWYGNTYASGLSPRGIGGFQTGPVFANGGVAFFVGGPWDLKIFGSSKVDWGVAPLPYFQGGKPVSPTGSWSLGLNPASKQLGMARKFLEFATLDPAGNLATTSATTIIPANLDARKQYTPKMDSFSGAKTVGAAAITTYESEHTAVSRPVSVGYIQFEEVMGKAFADIRNGSNPDARLQEATRQLTEAWKSIK from the coding sequence GTGCGGCGAAACCTCTTTGCTGTACCGGCCGCCCTGGTGGCCACCGCGCTGCTGGTGGCCGGATGTGGTGGCTCGTCCGAGACCCCGGCCGCGACCGACTCCGGTCCGGCCACCGGGACCGTCAACTTCGCCGGCACCGACAACGCCGAGACGTACCAGCCGGTGATCAAGGCCTTCGAGGCGAAGAACCCCGGGATCACGGTCAACTACACCCAGATCCCGTTCGACCAGTTCAACGCGACCATGCAGCAGCGGCTGAGCGCGAAGGACACCGGCATCGACGTGTACACGGTCGACGAGCCGCGGGTGTCCCAGCTGGCCGCGAAGGGGTTCCTGGTCGATCTCAGTGAGCTCGACGCGAAGGTGAAGTCGTCGTTCAGCGCGGCGGCGTACAAGACCAACCACTTCCGCGACAAGCTCTGGTCGCTGCCGATGTGGAACTCCACCCAGTACCTCTTCTACAACAAGACCGCGCTGGCCAAGGCGAAGGTGACGCCGCCGACCGCCGACCCACAGCAGCGCTGGACCTGGGAGCAGGTCGAGGCCGCCGGTCGCAAGGCGATGCAGTCCGGTGGCACCAAGTACGGCCTGTTCATGGAGCAGCCGGAGGCGTACTACCAGCTGCAGCCGCTGGCCGAGTCGCTCGGCGGCGGATCGGGTATCGAGGGCGACGACGCGCTCACCCCGGCGGTCGAGACGGACGGCTGGAAGAAGGCCATGCAGTGGTACGGCAACACGTACGCGAGCGGACTGTCGCCGCGCGGGATCGGCGGCTTCCAGACCGGACCGGTGTTCGCGAACGGTGGCGTCGCGTTCTTCGTCGGCGGTCCGTGGGACCTGAAGATCTTCGGCAGCTCGAAGGTCGACTGGGGCGTCGCTCCGCTGCCGTACTTCCAGGGCGGCAAGCCGGTCAGCCCGACCGGGTCCTGGTCGCTCGGTCTGAACCCGGCGTCCAAGCAGCTGGGGATGGCCCGCAAGTTCCTCGAGTTCGCCACCCTCGATCCGGCCGGCAACCTGGCCACCACGAGCGCGACGACGATCATTCCGGCGAACCTGGACGCGCGGAAGCAGTACACCCCGAAGATGGACAGCTTCTCCGGCGCGAAGACGGTCGGCGCCGCGGCGATCACGACGTACGAGAGTGAGCACACCGCGGTGTCGCGGCCGGTGAGCGTCGGGTACATCCAGTTCGAGGAAGTGATGGGCAAGGCGTTCGCGGACATCCGCAACGGCAGCAACCCGGACGCGCGGTTGCAGGAGGCGACCCGGCAGCTGACCGAGGCCTGGAAGTCGATCAAGTGA
- a CDS encoding ABC transporter permease subunit, with the protein MSSRQERKGRQGLIALAFLAPALLCLAVLRIVPAISAVVESFYSESLLRGGRVFAGLSNYGDLLASKDFRQSVGVTLLFTVLVNPIQVVVSFLLAVLFTQKAAGSRLWRTLVILPIATPPAVSAVIWSVIYRPDGLANGVLDRLGISAQPFLTSPSQVLPSLIVLLSWIGVGYWMLFLIAGIQEVPEEVREAALLDGAGAWRRMISVTLPLVRRPLAFVLVADTVSNLLVFAPVQILTKGGPNGNSNLLMYDVYNRAYALGDIHVAQAEVVILVALTLAIVAGQFRLLRGDQ; encoded by the coding sequence GTGAGCAGTCGCCAGGAACGCAAGGGCCGGCAGGGGCTGATCGCCCTTGCCTTCCTGGCGCCCGCGTTGCTCTGCCTCGCGGTGCTGCGGATCGTGCCGGCGATCTCGGCAGTGGTCGAGAGCTTCTACTCCGAGAGCCTGCTGCGCGGTGGCCGGGTGTTCGCCGGGCTGAGCAACTACGGCGACCTGCTGGCCAGCAAGGACTTCCGGCAGTCGGTCGGCGTCACCCTGCTCTTCACCGTGCTGGTCAACCCGATCCAGGTCGTGGTGTCGTTCCTGCTGGCTGTTCTGTTCACGCAGAAGGCAGCCGGGTCGCGTCTCTGGCGTACGTTGGTGATCCTGCCGATCGCCACCCCACCTGCTGTCTCCGCGGTGATCTGGAGTGTCATCTACCGACCGGACGGCCTGGCGAACGGCGTACTCGACCGGCTCGGCATCTCCGCCCAGCCGTTCCTCACGTCGCCGAGTCAGGTACTGCCGTCGCTGATCGTCCTGCTGTCGTGGATCGGCGTCGGGTACTGGATGCTCTTCCTGATCGCGGGCATCCAGGAAGTACCGGAAGAGGTACGCGAAGCCGCACTGCTCGACGGTGCAGGTGCCTGGCGCCGGATGATCTCAGTCACCCTGCCGCTCGTACGCCGCCCACTGGCCTTCGTACTGGTAGCCGACACCGTCTCGAACCTGCTGGTGTTCGCACCGGTCCAGATCCTCACCAAGGGCGGACCGAACGGAAACAGCAACCTCCTGATGTACGACGTGTACAACCGGGCGTACGCGCTTGGTGACATCCATGTCGCGCAGGCCGAGGTGGTCATCCTGGTCGCGCTCACGCTGGCGATCGTCGCCGGCCAGTTCCGGCTGTTGCGAGGTGACCAGTGA
- a CDS encoding carbohydrate ABC transporter permease has product MRRVSLSVLGGVVGILFFLPLLWVVTNSLRPGSETFAHLNPLSWSTFFELRPTLRNYSALLSSEIGRATLNSILVSVATVAIGLAVCASAAFGLSAFQFRGRGLVFGVVVLSFLVPFDAIAIPLSTMFRDWHLTNTFTGLVLPGIGNGMAIFLLRQFFLGIPTELVEAGRLDGLNWFGVFRWIYLPLSKPALIGAGLMLFLFQWQSYVWPLLIGTDAKHILGPVALSNLQGQNFADYGLVFAGAVVLTVIPLVVIAGFQRYFVQSVSSSGLK; this is encoded by the coding sequence GTGAGGCGCGTCAGCCTGTCGGTGCTCGGCGGTGTCGTCGGCATCCTGTTCTTCCTGCCGCTGCTCTGGGTTGTCACCAACTCACTGCGCCCGGGCTCGGAGACGTTCGCACACCTCAACCCGCTGTCCTGGTCGACGTTCTTCGAGCTGCGGCCGACACTGCGGAACTACTCGGCCCTGCTGAGCAGTGAGATCGGCCGCGCGACGCTCAACTCGATCCTGGTCAGTGTCGCGACGGTAGCGATCGGCCTGGCGGTCTGTGCGTCAGCTGCCTTCGGACTGTCCGCGTTCCAGTTCCGGGGGCGCGGGCTGGTGTTCGGCGTGGTGGTGCTGAGCTTCCTGGTGCCGTTCGACGCGATCGCTATCCCGCTGTCGACCATGTTCCGGGACTGGCACCTCACCAACACGTTCACCGGCCTGGTACTACCCGGGATCGGCAACGGGATGGCGATCTTCCTGCTCCGGCAGTTCTTCCTCGGCATCCCGACCGAGCTGGTAGAAGCGGGTCGGCTGGACGGGCTGAACTGGTTCGGTGTCTTCCGCTGGATCTATCTGCCGTTGTCGAAGCCGGCACTGATCGGCGCCGGGCTGATGCTGTTCCTGTTCCAGTGGCAGTCGTACGTCTGGCCGCTGCTGATCGGCACCGACGCCAAGCACATCCTCGGTCCGGTCGCGCTGTCCAACCTGCAGGGCCAGAACTTCGCCGACTACGGTCTCGTCTTCGCGGGTGCCGTCGTCCTCACCGTCATCCCGCTGGTGGTCATCGCCGGTTTCCAGCGGTACTTCGTCCAGTCCGTGTCGAGTAGCGGACTCAAGTAG
- a CDS encoding nucleoside hydrolase codes for MRSIILDTDIGSDVDDAMALAQLMGSPELELVEVHTVYGDTRLRAQLARRYAALAGRDVDVVPGVVEPISGREVWWAGHEGTLHADLDAETISADSAPERLVARLRARPGGLDVAAIGPLTNLAAAFALEPQAAGWIRHLWVMGGGFGAAEDAEHNFRSDDVAAQAVLNAGVPTTITGLEITRQVTIEAARLERIRAAGPLGAALGADIEQWWAFWNETWNVPHDPVALLALSRPELFTFSETGRVTIAIGGEAAGHSTFTPDPTGSVRIVTGVDGEQVAEEITSRIVTAGTAYPARHEGIDDDRA; via the coding sequence ATGCGATCCATCATTCTGGACACCGATATCGGTTCCGACGTCGACGACGCGATGGCGCTCGCCCAGCTGATGGGCAGCCCGGAGCTCGAGCTCGTCGAGGTGCACACGGTGTACGGCGACACCCGCCTGCGCGCCCAGCTGGCCCGCCGGTACGCCGCACTCGCCGGGCGTGACGTGGACGTCGTACCGGGCGTGGTGGAGCCGATCTCCGGACGTGAGGTCTGGTGGGCCGGGCACGAGGGCACGCTGCACGCTGACCTGGACGCCGAGACCATCAGCGCGGACAGCGCGCCGGAGCGGCTCGTCGCCCGGCTGCGCGCGCGGCCGGGGGGGCTCGACGTGGCAGCGATCGGGCCGCTGACCAACCTGGCGGCCGCGTTCGCCCTCGAACCGCAAGCGGCCGGCTGGATTCGGCACCTGTGGGTTATGGGCGGCGGGTTCGGTGCTGCCGAGGACGCGGAGCACAACTTCAGGTCCGATGACGTCGCGGCCCAGGCCGTACTGAACGCGGGGGTTCCGACCACGATCACCGGCCTGGAGATCACCCGTCAGGTCACCATCGAGGCCGCGCGGCTGGAACGCATCCGCGCCGCCGGTCCGCTCGGTGCCGCGCTCGGGGCGGACATCGAGCAGTGGTGGGCGTTCTGGAACGAGACCTGGAACGTGCCGCACGACCCAGTTGCCCTGCTCGCGCTGAGCCGGCCGGAGCTGTTCACCTTCTCCGAGACCGGACGGGTGACGATCGCCATCGGTGGTGAGGCCGCCGGGCACAGCACCTTCACGCCGGACCCCACCGGCAGCGTGCGGATCGTCACCGGCGTCGACGGCGAGCAGGTGGCCGAGGAAATCACCAGCCGCATCGTGACAGCCGGGACGGCTTACCCTGCTCGCCATGAGGGGATCGATGACGACCGCGCGTGA
- a CDS encoding LacI family DNA-binding transcriptional regulator, whose protein sequence is MRGSMTTARDVAERAGTSTAVVSYVFNNGPRPVSAETRRRVLEAAAELDYRPNILARALSAGRTYSLGLLIPQIRNPYFATLAEHLESFARQHDHLLLIGDSAGDPEQESAHIGSFIERKVDGVVLVSLLVEPAIQRFAAANVPVVALHPVPDGVTVSTLSIDYVAAAAASTEHLLSHGYRTIGVVTGPADSPGTAEHRRGIEQALEAHPRASARYVASPVSRFAARDAVRPWFRQKRPPRAIYCSTDEQAFGVLYAAWEAGLRVPDDVAVMGFDGTSECTVTVPPLASVRQPIEDTARQAVELLLDRSNRTATRHVLDYGLVPSASCGCQAGDGLPVSD, encoded by the coding sequence ATGAGGGGATCGATGACGACCGCGCGTGACGTCGCGGAGCGGGCCGGTACGTCCACCGCGGTAGTCAGCTACGTCTTCAACAACGGCCCGCGGCCAGTGTCGGCGGAGACCCGCCGGCGGGTGCTGGAGGCCGCGGCGGAGCTGGACTACCGGCCGAACATTCTCGCCCGCGCGCTCAGTGCCGGGCGTACGTACTCGCTCGGGTTGCTGATCCCGCAGATCCGCAACCCGTACTTCGCGACCCTGGCCGAGCACCTGGAGAGTTTCGCCCGGCAGCACGACCATCTGCTGCTGATCGGTGACTCGGCCGGTGATCCGGAGCAGGAGTCGGCGCACATCGGCTCGTTCATCGAGCGGAAGGTCGACGGCGTCGTACTCGTCTCGCTGCTGGTGGAACCGGCGATCCAGCGCTTCGCGGCGGCCAACGTACCGGTCGTCGCGCTGCATCCGGTGCCGGACGGGGTAACTGTCTCCACGTTGTCGATCGACTACGTCGCGGCGGCCGCGGCGTCGACCGAGCACCTGCTGTCGCACGGCTACCGCACGATCGGCGTCGTCACCGGGCCGGCGGATTCACCGGGTACGGCGGAGCACCGGCGCGGTATCGAGCAGGCACTGGAAGCACACCCGCGGGCCTCGGCGCGCTACGTCGCGTCGCCGGTTTCGCGGTTCGCGGCGCGGGACGCCGTACGCCCGTGGTTCCGGCAGAAGCGCCCACCGCGGGCGATCTACTGCTCCACCGACGAGCAGGCGTTCGGCGTCCTGTACGCGGCCTGGGAAGCCGGATTGCGCGTACCGGACGATGTCGCGGTGATGGGATTCGACGGCACCAGCGAATGCACGGTGACTGTGCCTCCGTTGGCCAGCGTGCGGCAACCGATCGAGGACACCGCACGCCAAGCAGTCGAACTCCTGCTGGACCGCTCGAACCGCACGGCGACGCGCCATGTCCTCGACTACGGGTTGGTTCCCAGCGCCTCGTGCGGCTGTCAGGCCGGTGACGGGCTACCGGTGTCGGACTGA
- a CDS encoding HdeD family acid-resistance protein, giving the protein MWSGMERDWLTLGWKMLLVRGAIGIVFGIMAIAWPISTAIALAVLWGIWALTDGIGSLAQAFQPETRGGSRVYLIVLGVIALLAGFFAIVHPGMTAVTLTWILGIWLIVRGIFELAGAFSSQLFVPRWLLVLNGVLSLLLGILFAARPGPSAVKIAVLLGITALIWGAVLIGVGLSVRRAASGPAQSDTGSPSPA; this is encoded by the coding sequence ATGTGGTCTGGCATGGAGCGGGACTGGCTGACACTCGGTTGGAAGATGCTGCTCGTCCGGGGCGCGATCGGCATCGTGTTCGGAATCATGGCGATCGCCTGGCCGATCTCCACGGCGATCGCGCTCGCGGTGCTCTGGGGCATCTGGGCGCTCACCGACGGGATCGGCTCGCTCGCCCAGGCGTTCCAGCCCGAGACGCGCGGCGGTAGCCGGGTCTACCTGATCGTGCTCGGCGTGATCGCGCTGCTGGCGGGGTTCTTCGCGATCGTCCACCCGGGCATGACGGCGGTGACACTGACCTGGATCCTCGGCATCTGGCTGATCGTCCGCGGCATCTTCGAGCTGGCCGGCGCGTTCAGCAGCCAGCTCTTCGTACCGCGCTGGCTGCTGGTGCTGAACGGCGTACTGTCGCTGCTCCTCGGCATCCTGTTCGCGGCCCGGCCCGGTCCCAGTGCGGTCAAGATCGCCGTACTGCTCGGCATCACCGCATTGATCTGGGGTGCCGTACTCATCGGTGTCGGCCTGTCGGTACGGCGCGCCGCGTCCGGCCCGGCTCAGTCCGACACCGGTAGCCCGTCACCGGCCTGA
- a CDS encoding IclR family transcriptional regulator has product MDNSSGVGVLDKAALVLSALESGPATLAGLVAATGLARPTAHRLAVALEHHRLVGRDMQGRFVLGPRLSELASAAGEDRLLATAGPVLARLRDITGESAQLFRRQGEYRVCVAAAERPSGLRDTVPVGSQLTMAAGSAAQILLAWEDPERMHRGLHSSTFNAAALAGVRRRGWAHSVGEREQGVASVSAPVRSPSGKVIAAVSVSGPIERLSRQPGRMHAPAVMAAAERLSEALRRASE; this is encoded by the coding sequence ATGGACAACTCTAGCGGAGTCGGCGTTCTCGACAAAGCAGCTCTCGTTCTGTCCGCCCTCGAGTCCGGGCCGGCGACCCTGGCCGGTCTGGTGGCGGCCACGGGGCTGGCCCGCCCGACGGCCCACCGGCTGGCGGTCGCGCTCGAGCACCACCGGCTGGTCGGTCGCGACATGCAGGGACGCTTCGTGCTCGGCCCGCGACTCAGTGAGTTGGCCTCCGCCGCCGGTGAGGACCGGTTGCTCGCGACGGCCGGCCCCGTGCTGGCGCGACTGCGCGACATCACCGGCGAGTCGGCACAGCTGTTCCGGCGCCAGGGTGAGTACCGGGTCTGTGTCGCCGCCGCCGAGCGTCCGTCCGGCCTCCGGGACACGGTTCCGGTCGGCAGCCAGCTGACCATGGCGGCCGGGTCCGCCGCGCAGATCCTGCTCGCCTGGGAGGACCCGGAGCGGATGCACCGCGGTCTGCACAGCTCCACCTTCAACGCGGCCGCGCTGGCCGGCGTACGCCGCCGTGGCTGGGCGCACTCGGTCGGCGAACGCGAGCAGGGCGTCGCGTCGGTGTCCGCGCCGGTCCGCTCCCCCAGCGGCAAAGTGATCGCCGCCGTGTCGGTCTCCGGCCCGATCGAGCGACTGTCCCGCCAGCCCGGCCGGATGCACGCCCCGGCCGTGATGGCCGCCGCGGAGCGTTTGTCCGAGGCATTGCGACGCGCTTCGGAATAA